From one Mycolicibacterium sp. HK-90 genomic stretch:
- the whiA gene encoding DNA-binding protein WhiA, with translation MTAEVKDELSRLVVNSVSARRAEVASLLRFAGGLHIVAGRVVVEAEVDLGIIARRLRKDIYDLYGYNAVVHVLSASGIRKNTRYVVRVAADGEALARQTGLLDLRGRPVRGLPAQVVGGSVGDAEAAWRGAFLAHGSLTEPGRSSALEVSCPGPEAALALVGAARRLGVSAKAREVRGSDRVVVRDGEAIGALLTRMGAQDTRLTWEERRMRREVRATANRLANFDDANLRRSARAAVAAAARVERALEILGDGVPDHLAAAGKLRVEHRQASLEELGRLADPPMTKDAVAGRIRRLLSMADRKAKQEGLPDTESAVTPDLLDDA, from the coding sequence ATGACAGCCGAAGTGAAGGACGAGCTGAGCCGCCTGGTAGTCAACTCGGTGAGCGCTCGCCGCGCGGAGGTGGCGTCATTGTTGCGCTTTGCCGGCGGCCTGCACATCGTGGCCGGCCGGGTGGTGGTCGAAGCCGAGGTGGACCTCGGGATCATCGCGCGTCGGCTGCGCAAGGACATCTACGACCTGTACGGCTACAACGCAGTGGTGCACGTGCTGTCGGCCAGTGGGATCCGGAAGAACACCCGCTATGTCGTGCGGGTGGCCGCCGACGGCGAGGCGTTGGCCCGGCAGACCGGCCTGCTCGACCTTCGTGGCCGCCCCGTCCGGGGGCTGCCCGCACAGGTCGTCGGCGGCAGCGTCGGTGACGCCGAGGCCGCATGGCGCGGGGCGTTCCTCGCGCACGGCTCGTTGACCGAGCCGGGGCGGTCGTCCGCGCTTGAGGTCAGCTGCCCGGGTCCCGAGGCGGCCCTGGCCTTGGTCGGTGCCGCGCGCCGGCTCGGCGTGAGTGCCAAGGCCCGCGAGGTCCGCGGCAGTGACCGCGTCGTGGTGCGCGACGGCGAGGCGATCGGTGCGCTGCTGACCCGAATGGGCGCCCAGGACACCCGGTTGACGTGGGAGGAACGGCGGATGCGCCGCGAGGTCCGCGCCACGGCCAACCGACTGGCGAATTTTGACGACGCGAACCTGCGCCGGTCGGCGCGGGCCGCGGTCGCCGCCGCCGCCCGCGTGGAGCGCGCGCTGGAGATCCTGGGTGACGGCGTACCCGATCACCTGGCCGCGGCGGGCAAGCTGCGCGTGGAGCATCGGCAGGCGTCGCTGGAGGAACTGGGTCGGCTCGCCGATCCGCCCATGACGAAAGACGCTGTGGCCGGCCGTATCCGGCGCCTGCTGTCGATGGCCGATCGCAAGGCCAAGCAGGAGGGGCTGCCCGACACCGAGTCGGCGGTGACGCCGGACCTGCTCGACGACGCCTGA